In the genome of Calditrichota bacterium, the window AGCCGAGACAGTTTCAACGCCTGCTGCGGATACATTAGTCTTCTTTAGAAAATCTTTTTCACTAAATGGTAAGGTAGTTGGTGGTGAAATTTATGTAAGCGCTGATGATGATTTCAGACTTTATTTGAATGGTGAATATCTTGTTGATGATGAAGCAGATGACTTTTCAATTGTTGATACATTGGACTATTATACGTTTGACCGTTTTGTAAAGAGCGGATCAAATATTATCGCCGTTGATGTACTAGATAAAGATCTTACGGGATCGGGTTTAAAATTGTATGGCTATTTTGAATTAGTTCCTTTAGATTTAAACTCTACTGCCGAAACTGAACAAGTACATTCATCAACATTTGTTGATCCGAAAACCCTTAAAGAAATCAATACACTAAGAAAAAACAGAATTCCCTTAAGAAATGAAGGAAACTAAGTGAAAAAACAAAAATTCTTTTTACTGGCATTTTTTTGCGGAATCTTTCTATTTGCATCAAACACAATTGCCCAGGTTGCTGATACTACTCAAACAGACTTTCAGGTTGCTGATGATGGCGTAGTTGAAGCTGGAGAGGCTGTTATTAAAATTGAAGTTGAAAAACCGCAAGTACAGTTATTTAGCCAAAGAATAAAACCAGAGTTTGACGAAGTTAATCTGGAAAAATCCTTTTTAAAAGAAATATTGGATGAAGGACAGACGTTAAAGGTTAAATCTGTTAAAGAAGATGACGCAGAAAAAATAGACATAAAAAAACTACTAAACAGAAATCGATAATCAAAAGTACTTTTTGTAGGAGGATTAATTCATGGGTTTATTTGTAGACCAATTTGGCAATTCATTTGGCTTAGGCCAAGACGGTTCAATGTTTATGTATTTCATAGCATTGTTTGGAGCAATTGCAGCAGCTATAGCAATTGAGCGGATTTATTATATTGTTGTTCGTTCTAATGTGAATGCTGATAAGTTTATGGCAGAAATAAGAAAACTGGTTGCTGGTGGTAACATGGAACGTGCCATTGAATTGTGTGAAAAAGGAAAACTAAAAGCTTTACCATTTGTTGTTTTACGTGGATTAAAAAGAGCAAATGAAAGCGAAACATTAGATTTCAGGGCAATTCAAAATGCAGTTGATGAAGGGACATTAGAAGTAATCCCTAAGCTAAAAGAAAGAACAAATTATCTTTCGATGCTCGCCAATGTTGCAACATTAACAGGTCTAATGGGTACGATTTATGGTCTTATTTTATCATTTGCTTCTGTTGGTAGTGAAAGTGTACCTGAATCAGAAAAATCAAAATTATTAGCCAATGGTATATCAACTGCGATGAATACAACAATTTTTGGACTGATGGTAGCTATCCCAACATTGATTATTTATACATACATCGCCAACAGAACCAGTAAAATCATTGATGAAATGGATGAGCATCTGGTTAAGTTGATCAATCTTATTACAGGCAATCGTTAATATTTATAAGGGTTAAAAAATGGCTTATAAACCATCTGCAAGGCAAAATTCCGATGAATTGGATATGGACTTGGATATCAGGCCCGTTATGAACTTAATGGTTGTGTTAATTCCTTTATTGTTGCAAGGAGCTGAATGGGTTAAACTAGGCGCTATTGAAATAAATGCTCCTCCCACAAAGTCAGTTGGAAATAACCCTGGTGAACAGCAAGATAAAAAAGAAGAAGAGAAAAAGATTGGCCTTAAGCTGGCCATTACCCAGGCAGGAATTTCAATAGCTAATGCCCAGGTTATACTTCCTTCAGAATCAGGTGAAGGCCCAACCGTTCCTGTTTTACCTGATGGTTCATACGATTATGAAACATTAAAAACCAAACTAATCGAAGTTAAAAAAGCGATTGCTGGTAAAGGATATCGGGATGAAAACCGCGCTGTAATAACTGCGGGAAATAGTGTTGAATACCAGAACCTGGTAAATGTAATTGACAATATTCAAACATATGACGATGAAGGAACAGAAAAAGCGCTGTTCCCGGAAATTAATTTTGGCAGCGTTATCCAATAGAATAGTGGAGAATTAAATGGCATTTCAACCATCTAAATCGAAAAGACACCAAAGGGAAGAATCTGGTGCGTTAAACATGAACTCCATGATGGACATGATGACGATCATTCTTCTTTTCCTTTTAAAGTCGTTTTCTGCTGAAGGGGCATTGGTTACAGCCTCGGAAGAATTAAAACTCCCGGAATCTTTTATGGGTGACAAACCCAAAAAAGAATTACAGGTATCTGTTACAAAAGATGCAATTTTAGTAAATAATAATGCATTAATGCCTGTAAGTGATGTTGATAGTGAAAGTGTTTTAATTCAACCTCTGTATACTGCATTGGCCGCGGTAGCACAGGAGCAACAGCAACTTGAAATTGATTTTGGGACAGAGTTTACTCATACGGTAATAATTCAGGGAGACCAAACTGTTCCTTTTGAGATGCTTTATAAAATTATGTTTACATGTAGTAAATCCCAATTTTATAAAATGCGGCTTCTAACGATTAAAAAAGGTTAATAACAAATATTATTAAAAAGGCATGTAAATGAAAGTCTTAAAACCAAATCCTAAAGCTCAAGGTGTTAAACGTGCCGCCGGTGGCGGAGGTTATCGAATCGTCAGCTTTCCTAAAGAGTTTGAAAGAGGGATACTTGATGGGATTGATTCCCGTTTTTACCTCATCTTACTCTCATCGCTAATTTTGGTTTATACCACGGTTATTATTCTAGCTAATACTGTGTATTCTGAAGAAGAATTAGCAAACGTTATTAAGGCAAAATATATACAGAAAGTATATGACACGACATTTGAAGAACCTGTTATTGAAGAAACAGAAGAAGAAACCTTAGCCCTTGAAGAAGAAGGTACAACTGCTGATCAAGAACCAGAGCAAGATGCCAGAGCACAGCGCGATGAAGGGAAAAGGGAAGAAGCGGCAGGACCTTCAGCAGCGGAACGAAGAGATGCGGCCAGAAGGGACGCAGCAAGAAGGGCTTCAGCACGTGATGCTATGCAACAACAAGTGGCAGGTCAAGGTGTTTTAGGTGAATTATCTGCAGGTGGTGAAGGTGGTTCAGGTGATGCTGTTTATGATGTTTTAGGAGAGTCCGGTAGTGGTGCCCTTGGCGATTTAGACCAGGTACTTAGCGGAGTTGGTGGCCTTGAATCCGCATCATCTTCCTCACGCAGATCCAGTTTAGGTGAAAGAGCAGGAAGCGGAGGACGTGCGGGAACAGCAGGAATTGATGACTTAATTGGCAGTGGTGTTGGACAAAGCGGCTCCGTATCGATTAATAGAGACGCAAGTTTTGCCATTAAAGGTGTTGAAGGTAGTATCTCAGGTAGAGGCTCAAAATCAACTGCCCGTTCTCAGGATGCTATAGGACGTGTTGTTGGCAAACATGCAGACGCTATTGAAAATTGTTATAAAAAAGAATCAAGAATAAATCCAAACTTAAAGGGAAGTGCAACCGCACAATTTACGATTTCTCCTGAAGGAAGGGTTACTAAAGTAAGGATAGTAAAATCTACCTTAAAAAGCAGAAATGTTGAGAATTGTATTACACGAAGAATCAAGAGTTGGCGATTTGCAAAAATCGACAAAAAAGACGGTGATGTACAAGCCCGATATAAATGGATTTTCAGTAATTAATCCTCTTTAAGCCTCGATTAAATCGGGGCTTTTTTTTTAGTTGAGACCTATCACTAATTTCTTTATCTTCCGCCCTCATGAAGCAATTACCTCTTAGGGAGTTTTTTTTAATATGTTAAGGACACATACCTGTGGTGAATTATCCGCAGAAAACTTAAATCAATCTGTAACGCTTAGTGGATGGGTTAAGCGACGAAGAGATCATGGCGGATTGATTTTTATAGATTTACGTGATCAATATGGAATTACACAAGTTGTATTTAATCCAAAAATTAATGGCGAAGCCTATGAAGTTGCAAAGTCAATTCGCAACGAATTTGTAATAAAAATAACCGGTATTGTAGAATCCCGCCCGCAAGATGCAGAGAACACTAATTTAACAACCGGTGATATTGAAATTGCATCGACTGATCTCGAGATTTTAAATACATCTCAAACAACACCTTTTGAAATTGATGACAATATTAATGTAAATGAAGAAATACGTCTAAAATATCGATATTTGGATTTAAGACGGGATAAACTTCATAAAGACATTCAGGTTAGAAGTAAAATTTCGTATCTCGTCAGAAATTATTTAGTAGAGAGTGGTTTTTGTGAAATAGAAACACCAATTCTAATGAAATCAACTCCAGAAGGTGCACGTGATTTCTTAGTTCCAAGTAGAAATTTTGCTGGCAAATTTTATGCTTTGCCGCAATCGCCCCAAACCTATAAACAGTTGTTGATGATTTCAGGCTTTGATAAGTATTTTCAAATTGTTAAGTGTTTTCGTGACGAAGATTTAAGAAAAGACCGTCAACCGGAATTTACCCAAATTGATATTGAACTTTCTTTTGTTGATGAAAATGATGTCATAGATGTTGCAAGTAGATTGACACAAACATTATTTAAAGAAATCCTGAATATTGATATTGAAATGCCAATAAAAAGGATGGGTTATACAGAAGCCTTTGAAACATATGGTTCGGATAAACCTGATTTAAGATTTGGTTTAAAAATTAATAGACTAAATGAAATATTCCAAAATACAGATTTTAATGCGTTTGCGAATGTTGTTGGAAATAATGGTGAGATAGCATGTCTTAAAATTGAAAATGGTCAAAGGTTTAGTCGTAAACAAATCGACAATTTAATCACGGATGCAAAAAAGTTTGGAGCAAAAGGATTAGCATTTTTCAGGTATACCGAAGGTGAAATAAGCACCGGTATTGCAAAATTTTTAAAGGATGTTGAGAAGCAAAAGCTTATTGCAAAACTCAATCTGCAAGAAGATGATTTGGTTTTAATTGTTGCTGATAATTATCAAACCACATTTGATGTTTTAGGACAGATTCGTCTGAACCTGGCTGAACAGTTGGATATGATAGATAAATCTAAATATGACCTATTATGGATAACCGATTTTCCGTTACTTGAATATGATAGTGAAGAACAACGCTATGTTGCGCGTCATCATCCATTTACGAGTCCAGTTAAAAACGATATTTTAAATCTTGAAACAACGCCTGAAAAAGTAAAAGCTCGCGCTTATGATCTTGTTTTAAACGGAAATGAAATTGCCGGCGGAAGTATAAGGATTCATGATACTGATCTCCAACAAAAAATGTTTAAAACATTAGGGATTAGCAAAAAAGAGGCCGAAAGTAAATTTGGTTTTCTGCTTGATGCCCTTAAATATGGGGCACCGCCTCATGGAGGAATTGCATTTGGATTGGATAGGCTAGTTACAGTGCTCACTGGAAATGATTCAATACGTGATGTAATTGCCTTTCCAAAAACGAATTCAGGGCTTTCACTAATGGATATGGCGCCCTCAGAAGTTGATAACAAACAGCTTTTAGATTTAAGCATTAAAACCATTGATTTTTAGATTAACCAGATAGATAATTCAACTTGACATAATTCTAGTATTTTAGTAGGTTTCACCCTGCAATTCATTTATTATTATTCATTTAGGAGGCTTGTTAATGAAAGAACAAACATTTTCCATCAAGCTCTTGGTGATCTCTTTATTCTTAATTTTGGGACTTAGTTTAACGAGCTGTGGTTGGAAGCCAAGTGAAGAAGAAATTCAGAAGTTGGAAGAAACCCGTGCAGCAGCGTTAAGTGCAGAGAAAACACAACAAGAGAAAAAAGCTGAAGCAGACGACTTACAGAGCCAGGTTGACAGTAAGAAAGCTGAGTTAGAAAAAGTTAAAGCTGAAAAAGCAAAAGTAGATGCTGCCGTTACTGAGCGGCATTCGGATGATTCCGAATAATTATCGTTTATAAACGACAGGAGACTAGATATGAAATTTGCAAAAATCACACTTTTATTTGTGATATTTTCTATGGTTTCGGCATTTGCTCAGAATTCTTATAATTACGAGGAAATGACTGAAGAAGTATATGTGGCAGAATTACAAAAATGGCAAGACAGACTTACTAATGCTGACCAGGGTATTGCAGATGAAGATGCGCGTATAGCCAGGTTGCAACAAGAATTAGATGGACTAAATGCTGAGATCGATCAGTGCTGGAC includes:
- a CDS encoding biopolymer transporter ExbD; amino-acid sequence: MAFQPSKSKRHQREESGALNMNSMMDMMTIILLFLLKSFSAEGALVTASEELKLPESFMGDKPKKELQVSVTKDAILVNNNALMPVSDVDSESVLIQPLYTALAAVAQEQQQLEIDFGTEFTHTVIIQGDQTVPFEMLYKIMFTCSKSQFYKMRLLTIKKG
- a CDS encoding TonB family protein: MKVLKPNPKAQGVKRAAGGGGYRIVSFPKEFERGILDGIDSRFYLILLSSLILVYTTVIILANTVYSEEELANVIKAKYIQKVYDTTFEEPVIEETEEETLALEEEGTTADQEPEQDARAQRDEGKREEAAGPSAAERRDAARRDAARRASARDAMQQQVAGQGVLGELSAGGEGGSGDAVYDVLGESGSGALGDLDQVLSGVGGLESASSSSRRSSLGERAGSGGRAGTAGIDDLIGSGVGQSGSVSINRDASFAIKGVEGSISGRGSKSTARSQDAIGRVVGKHADAIENCYKKESRINPNLKGSATAQFTISPEGRVTKVRIVKSTLKSRNVENCITRRIKSWRFAKIDKKDGDVQARYKWIFSN
- a CDS encoding MotA/TolQ/ExbB proton channel family protein, whose product is MGLFVDQFGNSFGLGQDGSMFMYFIALFGAIAAAIAIERIYYIVVRSNVNADKFMAEIRKLVAGGNMERAIELCEKGKLKALPFVVLRGLKRANESETLDFRAIQNAVDEGTLEVIPKLKERTNYLSMLANVATLTGLMGTIYGLILSFASVGSESVPESEKSKLLANGISTAMNTTIFGLMVAIPTLIIYTYIANRTSKIIDEMDEHLVKLINLITGNR
- the aspS gene encoding aspartate--tRNA ligase translates to MLRTHTCGELSAENLNQSVTLSGWVKRRRDHGGLIFIDLRDQYGITQVVFNPKINGEAYEVAKSIRNEFVIKITGIVESRPQDAENTNLTTGDIEIASTDLEILNTSQTTPFEIDDNINVNEEIRLKYRYLDLRRDKLHKDIQVRSKISYLVRNYLVESGFCEIETPILMKSTPEGARDFLVPSRNFAGKFYALPQSPQTYKQLLMISGFDKYFQIVKCFRDEDLRKDRQPEFTQIDIELSFVDENDVIDVASRLTQTLFKEILNIDIEMPIKRMGYTEAFETYGSDKPDLRFGLKINRLNEIFQNTDFNAFANVVGNNGEIACLKIENGQRFSRKQIDNLITDAKKFGAKGLAFFRYTEGEISTGIAKFLKDVEKQKLIAKLNLQEDDLVLIVADNYQTTFDVLGQIRLNLAEQLDMIDKSKYDLLWITDFPLLEYDSEEQRYVARHHPFTSPVKNDILNLETTPEKVKARAYDLVLNGNEIAGGSIRIHDTDLQQKMFKTLGISKKEAESKFGFLLDALKYGAPPHGGIAFGLDRLVTVLTGNDSIRDVIAFPKTNSGLSLMDMAPSEVDNKQLLDLSIKTIDF